Proteins encoded by one window of Sardina pilchardus chromosome 7, fSarPil1.1, whole genome shotgun sequence:
- the camkvl gene encoding caM kinase-like vesicle-associated, like has translation MPFGCLALRDGRTYHSPSEISDKYEIGQVLKAKEFCELCLAKDRQTDKVYVCKKFFKKDGRKVRKAAKNEIMILKMVTHPNILQLIDAYETKREYYIIQELATGGDVFDWILDQGNYTERDASNVIRQVLEAVAYLHSLNIVHRNLKLENLMYYTENNHSKVVLRDFYLSKFENGSITEPCGTPEYLAPEVVARHRYGRPVDCWAVGVIMYILLSGNPPFFDETEEEKTDLHNRIIFCRIVAGDFEFDSPYWDDISPAAKELVCRLMEVDQMLRITAQDALWHEWIAGNGASEKNLKDGVCAQFEKNFAKAKWRKAIRVTTFMQRLRNSEMLTANATTDDQTTAVLDNSPESEGPQTDLGSVPTVSVTVENTPVDDPEEEEEEEEEEEDKTEHPIAQQTPSTKTPSEEPDKVTKKGAGEGTRKIAASLGQDKVPGDVNKAPATPEPTKAPESAGVKVSLQQDVPLSSSKEKKPAASPDTLNRRKMAANLSMDPGPEPVAKTKAVATDKDQTTRQEEKADTGKKQEMSPSSWCQTQVPEAVAESSAVVGPLAEVGPRTRDQAVGRADEPMVQGAQVQTTYKIVGTSSLGRHKPMYSQELGTGAPGYASPYCSPYSVGRGGLYSTLDHRGTASADWQMDSVIEQIEKQMAAVLEKIEGDMPSLLEQISDCPETLPRAKSAQSSPSVRPRSYHHSTPPPLPTTPRPPLPNLPHLTIPPPSYPPPAPPSNVQAHTQTVTEQEDRDGLRGIARSGQSPHGGFSGRGL, from the exons ATGCCATTTGGGTGCCTTGCCCTGCGGGACGGGCGGACGTACCACAGCCCCTCGGAGATCAGTGACAAATACGAGATTGGGCAGGTCCTCAAAGC GAAGGAGTTCTGCGAGTTGTGTTTGGCGAaggaccgacagacagacaaggtCTACGTGTGCAAGAAGTTCTTCAAGAAGGATGGCAGGAAAGTGCGAAAGGCCGCCAAGAACGAGATCATGATCCTGAAAAT ggtCACTCATCCCAACATCCTGCAGCTGATCGATGCCTATGAGACCAAGAGAGAGTACTACATCATCCAGGAGCT AGCCACAGGTGGGGATGTATTCGACTGGATCCTGGACCAAGGAAACTACACAGAACGTGACGCCTCCAATGTCATCCGTCAGGTTCTGGAGGCAGTGGCCTACCTTCACTCCCTCAACATTGTCCACAGGAACCTCAAA CTTGAGAACCTGATGTACTACACAGAAAACAACCACAGTAAAGTAGTCCTGCGGGATTTCTATCTGTCCAAGTTTGAGAACGGCTCCATCACAGAACCATGTGGAACTCCTGAGTACCTTG CTCCTGAGGTGGTGGCGCGTCATAGGTATGGTAGGCCAGTGGACTGCTGGGCCGTGGGTGTCATCATGTACATACT GTTATCAGGAAACCCCCCTTTCTTTGATGAAACTGAAGAGGAAAAGACAGACCTGCATAACCGCATCATCTTCTGCAGGATAGTGGCGGGAGACTTTGAGTTCGACTCACCTTACTGGGATGACATCTCTCCTGCAG CTAAAGAGTTGGTGTGCAGACTAATGGAGGTTGACCAGATGTTGAGGATAACAGCGCAAGATGCCTTATGGCATGAGTG GATTGCTGGGAACGGAGCTTCAGAGAAAAATCTTAAAGATGGAGTTTGTGCCCAGTTCGAGAAGAACTTTGCCAAAGCCAAGTGGCGG AAAGCGATCCGCGTGACCACGTTCATGCAGCGGCTGCGTAACTCTGAAATGTTGACTGCCAACGCAACAACAGACGACCAGACCACTGCCGTGTTAGACAACAGCCCGGAGAGTGAGGGTCCCCAGACGGACTTGGGGAGTGTCCCCACTGTGAGTGTCACCGTGGAGAACACGCCTGTGGATGatcctgaggaggaggaggaggaggaggaggaggaggaggacaaaacCGAACAT CCCATCGCCCAGCAAACCCCTTCCACAAAGACGCCAAGTGAGGAGCCAGACAAAGTGACCAAGAAAGGAGCTGGTGAGGGCACTCGTAAGATAGCCGCAAGTTTAGGGCAAGACAAAGTACCCGGAGACGTGAACAAGGCGCCTGCCACACCTGAACCGACTAAGGCCCCAGAATCCGCTGGGGTAAAAGTTTCACTCCAGCAAGACGTTCCATTGTCGAGTAGCAAAGAGAAGAAACCCGCGGCCTCCCCTGACACCCTGAACCGTCGGAAAATGGCAGCCAACCTCTCCATGGACCCTGGCCCCGAGCCAGTTGCCAAGACAAAAGCCGTGGCCACCGACAAAGACCAGACAACGCGACAGGAGGAAAAGGCGGATACAGGGAAGAAGCAAGAGATGTCCCCGAGCAGCTGGTGCCAAACTCAGGTTCCAGAGGCAGTGGCAGAGAGTTCCGCAGTGGTAGGGCCCCTGGCAGAAGTAGGGCCCAGGACCAGAGATCAGGCGGTAGGGAGAGCTGACGAGCCCATGGTACAGGGAGCGCAGGTTCAGACCACCTACAAAATTGTAGGTACGTCCAGTTTGGGACGGCACAAGCCAATGTATAGTCAGGAGCTGGGGACAGGGGCTCCGGGATATGCCAGTCCATATTGCTCCCCTTACTCTGTCGGTAGAGGGGgcttgtacagcactttggatcACCGTGGCACAGCGAGTGCTGATTGGCAGATGGACAGTGTGATTGAGCAGATAGAAAAACAAATGGCCGCCGTTTTGGAGAAGATTGAAGGAGACATGCCCTCGCTACTCGAGCAAATCAGCGACTGCCCCGAGACCCTCCCCAGGGCAAAGAGTGCCCAGTCCTCCCCCTCAGTGCGCCCCCGCTCGTACCACCACTCGACCCCGCCACCCCTTCCCACCACCCCACGCCCGCCTCTCCCGAACCTACCGCACCTGACCATTCCACCGCCCTCATACCCTCCTCCTGCCCCGCCCAGTAATGTCCAGGCACACACCCAGACAGTCACAGAGCAGGAAGACAGAGATGGACTGAGGGGGATTGCGAGGTCTGGCCAATCACCACATGGGGGGTTCTCTGGAAGGGGGTTATGA